The Candidatus Woesearchaeota archaeon genome segment GGGCGGGCTTCTTGTGGTGAGAGTGCCTAACCCGAATTATGTGCTCCTGAAAAGGCGCATTGACAGATTATTCCGGATTAAGAACTCATTTGGAAAGGAAGCAACATACTTTAATCCCGGCTCGCACATCTTCTATTTCTACCCAAAGACAATAAAAGGGTTTATAGAAAGAAGCGGATTTTCTGTGCTTAAGGTTAAATATGAGCGCTCAGAGATATTCCTTGACAATAAGACAAGGGTGCTTGCGGGAATGCTTCACTTCTTCACTAAAGCACTTTACTATCTGACATTCGGAAGGATAAACTGCATAATAAACACGGCAATATACGCGAGAAAAGGATTAAAATGAGCAATACAAAAATACTCAAAAACAAGCGTGTTTCTGGCACAGATGCAACTGTTTTTGGTACATTAGCTAATAGAAGCTGGGATTCCCGCTGGGAAAAGGTTTTTCAGAATCGGGCGTGGGGAAAATACCCTTCAGAAGAGCTTGTAAGGTTCATAGCAAGGAATTTCTACAAGGCAAAAGACAGGGAAAAAATCAGGATTCTCGATTTGGGATGCGGAACAGGGGCAGGCGCATGGTTTATTGCAAGAGAGGGATTCTCCTCATTTGGGATAGACGGAAGCGAAACAGCAATAAAAATCGCAACAGAGAGATTCAGAAAAGAAAATCTAAAAGGGGAATTTCTTACTGGAGACATAATAAAACTGAAATATCCCAATAATTATTTTGACTGCATAATAGACATCTGCGCGCTTCAGCACAACAGGAATTCCTGCATAAAACAAATAATAAAGGAAATGCACAGAGTGCTTAAGCACAATGGAAAAATTTTCAGCATGATAATCAGCAAAAAAAGCAGGGTAAGCAAGAAAGATTACCTGAAGGAGTATGGATTCACAAATTTCATGACTGAAAACGATATAAGGAAAGCATTCTGCAGATTCGGGGATATTGAAATAGAAAAGAAGGAAAGGACAGACAGAGGAAACCTTATTGCGCATTTCATAGTATCCGTCACAAAGCGGAATTAAACCAAGTGGAGGAAAAAAACATGGGACAATGGGAATACCTTGGGGATTATACTGGAGGAAGCTATTACTGGAACTGCGAATGCGGTTTTGCAGTCAAGACTGGAAAGAATGAATTGCAGGAAGTGACAGACAAGAATTTTATCTGGTTCTTAAAGCTTGAACTATGCGACCTTGAGAACATCGTTGAAAGCGAGATTGAAAAACATAAAATTCCAGAAGATGTTAAATACATAAGAGCAGAAAAGAGTTATTGAGAAATTTGATTATTTAGGTGAAGAAAAATTTCAGACAAAAAAAAGGCAGGAAGAATTGCAATTCTTACCCCGACATTCTATGAATTCAGCGGAATAGACAGGATGGTTGAGCTTCAGGCAGAGGAGTATTTCAGGAAGGGCTTTAAAGTCAAGATATTCTGCCTGGATGCAACATTAAAGCCAAAGCACGCTGAACTTGAGGCATTTGGGATTCCAAAAAAAAAGATTCTCCAGCCAATCTACAAACTCTTATTCCCACTTAACATAATAAGAAACATAAAAATAATAAGGGAATTAAAGGATTATGGGACTGCAATAAGCCATTATTACCCTATGAATTTTCCCTGCTTTATTGCAAAGAAAATTTACGGGAAAAAGATGAAATACATTTATTATAATTACGGGATAAACTACCCTGAGCTTTTCCCGAGCATTCAGGAAAGGGTTTTTCTAAGGATTTTCCGCTTCCTCACAAATAGAACTATAAGAAATGTTGATGAGGCAGTGAGCATAAGCTATTTTCTTAGGGATGTCCTGAAAAGAGAGACAGGAATCCCAAGCAGGATTGAG includes the following:
- a CDS encoding glycosyltransferase, which produces MDRMVELQAEEYFRKGFKVKIFCLDATLKPKHAELEAFGIPKKKILQPIYKLLFPLNIIRNIKIIRELKDYGTAISHYYPMNFPCFIAKKIYGKKMKYIYYNYGINYPELFPSIQERVFLRIFRFLTNRTIRNVDEAVSISYFLRDVLKRETGIPSRIEHCKIDTKRFHLGIDGSSIRKKYGIRNEPVLLFVGRISPHKGVHLLIEAFNLI
- a CDS encoding methyltransferase domain-containing protein; this translates as MSNTKILKNKRVSGTDATVFGTLANRSWDSRWEKVFQNRAWGKYPSEELVRFIARNFYKAKDREKIRILDLGCGTGAGAWFIAREGFSSFGIDGSETAIKIATERFRKENLKGEFLTGDIIKLKYPNNYFDCIIDICALQHNRNSCIKQIIKEMHRVLKHNGKIFSMIISKKSRVSKKDYLKEYGFTNFMTENDIRKAFCRFGDIEIEKKERTDRGNLIAHFIVSVTKRN